The region AACATTATTTTTTCAATAATTTCACTATTTTTATTATTATTCTTATCTATTTTGTTACTAAGATTAATTTGTTTACAGCAAATATACTTAGCCAACATGATTATATGCCATCTAGCTCTTCTATATGCCCGATCATGATTGTTCAATACATATCGTTCTGCTCTATACCAAGTTAAGCCACTAGTGTAGTAAACATTTAACAAACCGAAATCTTTGCTATCGTCGAACAACAGCCCTCTAGTTTTCTTTTCTACTTTACCATATTGCCCTGATACTTCATGGGGTAAATTCAAAAACATAGCTGAAGTCGATTTTATCTGAAGTGGAATATTTATTATTTTAGTTTTAGGAATATTTTCATCTCTATATTGTTCTGTTCTTCTTTCATAAAATAACTCAAAATTATTTTCTATTTTCTTAGATTTATAGCATTCTTCAATGGCCTTTTGTATTGGTGCTAGTGCAGCTAACTGTTCAGGTTTTAATGTTGTTTGACTATTGGTTGCCTTGATAATACTATTTTTTGTTTCTTCATCATCAGTAGCAATAAATCTTGCCGGAATATAAACATCTTCCTTGTTTTCCAATTCATCAATTAATTCAAAAATTACATTACTTGTTTGACAACCATTTACCACCTGATAATTTATTAAAGTTAATTCTTCTGAGTTCAAATTTATTTCATCACTAATAATTGTTATTCCATTGTTTAATATCCCAAATAGGTAGCTATCTGTGCCAAGTAATTGCTCTCTCATACTATGATTAACTTCTATTTTTTCTTCTGAACCTAAATAATAACGTATATTATCATCAAATATACCTTTTCTTAAAATACGCTTTCCAGAAACTTCATCAGTTAAAATGTTAATAAAATCTTCCAACTTTATTAATCCATAGTATCCATTTTTAATTTTGCCTCTTTTATCTTTAGGATATGTAACTGGAGTTTTAGTCATGTTAACAACAATTTCAAGGTCTGAATTACTTTTTTTATGTAAATTCATAATTTCTTTTAAGCCCCAAAATTGTGGATGCGATACTTTACTAAACATAGCTAAATTCTCTAAATCTTCTATCTTTAAATCTATTTCTGATTTTAAGTGAATATCTTCAGAATTTATTTCTTTGGGAGATAAACTAGCAAAAATAGCATTTAATTTAGGATTTTCTTTAAACCTAATTGCTTTTGTATAGATATATTTAGCAGTTTCCCAAAATTCTTTCAATTCAGGTATTTCGCATTTTTCAAAATTGAAAAAGCGTCGAATACCTATTAAAAAATCGCTTATCTCAATCCTATTGAAACTATTTTCAGTTTTTGATTGGCTAAAATAAAATTCAACATCAATTTTTTTCAATCCCTCCAATACGTCATCCACGTCCTCTGGACTTTTAACAAATCTATCAGCAACAAAAATTGCTATCCCATCGATACCGAAAGCTGTTTTTGTTTCCATATCATAAAAATTTGCACTTGGATCATTTCCATATAAAGTTAGAATCATATCATTTATATATTTTTCAAATAGACCATGTTTATCTTTAGCTTTAGAATTAGATATTTCATATTTATCAATAAAATCATCTAAATAAGTGTTAATAATTGGATTCTTAATCTCTGTCTTTTTCCCCATCTAAAATTGAACTCCCTATCATTATTTTCATTCAACTTCGATTGTATCAAAGAAATATATTTATTTCAATTAAGATTGATAACACAATCTAAACTATGTGAAATATTTGTAGAGTTGTTTCATATGCAATAACCCCCCTCAACTATGTAATAATTTACAGCCAAAAAATATTTTTCGTTCCATTTACATATGAAACACAGAAATCCCAGTATATCAATACTAAATATACGTTTAATTTCTTTTCACATATCAAAATTTATTAACCATTTGCAAATTATAAAAGGGTTCTCTAAGTGAGCATTCTCTTCTATCTAAAAATATCTTTAGAATAATCAAATAACAACAAGGCGAAACCGCTATCCTATTCAATTAAATTACTTGTATAATTCTATAAATAGTATAATTATATTTAGTTAGTTGTTCATCAATTAAAACTGATTATTTATACTGTCATACATAGCAAAATAAAAAAGCCAGAACCCTCACATATCAAGGGTCCTAGCTATTATAACAGTTCTATCCGACACTACCTTCCATTTCGTAGCTGATCAGGCGGTTAAGCTCGACTGCGTACTCCATTGGAAGTTCTTTGGTGA is a window of Streptococcaceae bacterium ESL0729 DNA encoding:
- a CDS encoding AIPR family protein, which produces MGKKTEIKNPIINTYLDDFIDKYEISNSKAKDKHGLFEKYINDMILTLYGNDPSANFYDMETKTAFGIDGIAIFVADRFVKSPEDVDDVLEGLKKIDVEFYFSQSKTENSFNRIEISDFLIGIRRFFNFEKCEIPELKEFWETAKYIYTKAIRFKENPKLNAIFASLSPKEINSEDIHLKSEIDLKIEDLENLAMFSKVSHPQFWGLKEIMNLHKKSNSDLEIVVNMTKTPVTYPKDKRGKIKNGYYGLIKLEDFINILTDEVSGKRILRKGIFDDNIRYYLGSEEKIEVNHSMREQLLGTDSYLFGILNNGITIISDEINLNSEELTLINYQVVNGCQTSNVIFELIDELENKEDVYIPARFIATDDEETKNSIIKATNSQTTLKPEQLAALAPIQKAIEECYKSKKIENNFELFYERRTEQYRDENIPKTKIINIPLQIKSTSAMFLNLPHEVSGQYGKVEKKTRGLLFDDSKDFGLLNVYYTSGLTWYRAERYVLNNHDRAYRRARWHIIMLAKYICCKQINLSNKIDKNNNKNSEIIEKIMLKENQANKVFDEAIEIINSCLKEQYGGIDIDEILKDRKLFERKETTDWLLSFVEKSLPK